DNA from Corynebacterium aurimucosum ATCC 700975:
AGCCGCTCGACCTTGCGCACTGGGCGCACCCGCTGGCGGACTTCGAGGGCACTGAGATCACCGAGTACATCGCCGAAGGCTTGGCGCGGGATATCGTCGAAGCTGTCGCCGCCGCCGATTCCCCGCTGAAGTCCGCGCTGTGGGCCATTTCCGCAGCGCGCAAGCCCTCCTCCATCGCCGGTTCGGAAGGCCGAATGACGTGGGAGTCCCGCACCAGCACGTACAAGGAGTTCATGGCTTTCGGACAGATGGTGGGGTCGGGTCCGCCGCTCTTCCGCACTCGCCAGCTGCTCGCGCTTGTCGACGCCGGCCTCGTCACCTTCCTGGGCCAGCGCCCCCAGCTGGAGATCAGCGAGAAGTTCTCGCTGCGCACCGCGCACGGTGAGGCTTCCTCCACCTGGCTTATCGACGCCTGGATGCACTCCCCCGATGTCCGCCGCGCCGGCGATCCACTCGCGGTGTCCCTCAATGGGCGCGTGCGCGCCTTCGTCGATCATGGCCAGGCCACCGGCTCGCCGGAGACGACGTGGAACCGCCGCGCGGTCAACCCCGGTGGCACCGAGGACCCGCGCCTGCACATCGTGGGCATCCCCACCTATTCGCAGTGGCCGGATACCACCATCTCCCCCATGCCGGGCACGGATCCGCTCATGCTGCAGGAGACCGACCGCACGGCCGGATCCCTGCTCACTTCCCTCTAATCACACACAGCGCAAGCGCCGAGGCCCACACTGCCTTGGCGCTTAGCGTGCACAGCAGCCCTCGACGCTGCGATGGTATTAATGGAGCGCGTCGAGGGCCTGCTCCAAGTCCGCGAGCAGGTCATCAATGGACTCGATACCCACGGAAATGCGCACAAGGTCTGCTGGCGGGACGAGCTCGGAGCCCTCAGCGGAGATGTGTGTCATGTTCTGCGGGTGCTCGATGAGGGACTCCACGCCGCCGAGGGACTCCGCCAGCGAGATGAGCTTGGTATTGAGGCAAATCTGGCGGGCATGCTCCTCGCTGTGGAAGCGCACGGACATCATGCCGCCGAAGCCGCGCATCTGCTTCTTCGCCAGCTCGTGGCCCGGGTGCGAGGGCAGGCCCGGGTAGAGAACCTGCTTGACCTCTGGGCGGGACTCCAAGAACTCAGCCACAGCCTGCGCATTGGAACAGTGGCGATCCATGCGGACTTCCAAGGTCTTGATGCCGCGGGCGGTGAGGTAGGCGTCGAAAGGCGAGGACACCGCACCGACGTTGCCTTGGAAGTACAGCAGGCGCTCATCCATCTCCGCGGAGTTGGTCACGACCGCGCCGCCCAGCACATCCGAGTGGCCGCCCAGGTACTTCGTGGTGGAGTGCAGGACATGATCCGCGCCCAGCTCCAAAGGATTCTGCAGGTGGGGCGTGGCAAAGGTGTTGTCGACGACAATCTGGGCGTCGCCAGTCGCCTTGACCACCTTAGCGACCGCAGCGATATCCGTGATCGTCGTCGCCGGATTGGTCGGGGTCTCCAACCAGATCAGCTTGGTGTTCTCCTTCAACGCCGCCTCCACCGCCGCGGTATCGGCGGTATTGACGATGGACAGCTCGATTCCCCACTCAC
Protein-coding regions in this window:
- a CDS encoding cystathionine gamma-synthase; amino-acid sequence: MTDNRTLGFSSRSIHAGYQPDPYMGSINVPIYASTTYQQDGLAQLRGGYEYGRVANPTVHSLEKTLAALENAEYARCFATGMAAVDTLIRILVRPGDHVILGNDAYGGMYRLLHHDYGEWGIELSIVNTADTAAVEAALKENTKLIWLETPTNPATTITDIAAVAKVVKATGDAQIVVDNTFATPHLQNPLELGADHVLHSTTKYLGGHSDVLGGAVVTNSAEMDERLLYFQGNVGAVSSPFDAYLTARGIKTLEVRMDRHCSNAQAVAEFLESRPEVKQVLYPGLPSHPGHELAKKQMRGFGGMMSVRFHSEEHARQICLNTKLISLAESLGGVESLIEHPQNMTHISAEGSELVPPADLVRISVGIESIDDLLADLEQALDALH